In one window of Thermosinus carboxydivorans Nor1 DNA:
- a CDS encoding aminotransferase class I/II-fold pyridoxal phosphate-dependent enzyme, with the protein MTWADRVSPLVKSIPPSGIRRFFDIVAEMKGVISLGVGEPDFITPWHIRESCIHGLHRGYTAYTSNLGLLELREEIVRLLARDYQVTYDPRKEVLVTVGVSEAFDLAMRAVLSPGDEVLVPEPCYVSYKACVTLAGGKPIPVPTTIENEFRLTPAELEAYITPRTKVLVIGYPNNPTGAVMTREELAQIAAFVKKHDLIVISDEIYGRLTYEGTHTCFASLPDMRDRTILLNGFSKAYAMTGWRLGYACSNPDFIAAMTKIHQYTMLCAPITAQVAAIEALKNGEASVDKMVTEYNRRRRLMLNGFREMGLTCFEPKGAFYIFPSIKETGMDSLSFAETLLKEEKVALVPGNAFGDSGEGYVRCSYATSAANLAEALERIGRFVRKRLS; encoded by the coding sequence ATGACCTGGGCTGACCGCGTCTCTCCGCTCGTCAAATCTATCCCGCCGTCAGGCATCCGCCGCTTTTTCGACATTGTGGCCGAAATGAAGGGCGTCATCTCGCTGGGGGTGGGCGAACCGGACTTCATCACCCCCTGGCATATCCGCGAAAGCTGCATCCACGGTCTCCACCGCGGTTATACGGCCTATACATCCAACTTGGGCCTGCTGGAGCTGCGGGAAGAAATCGTCCGGCTGCTCGCGCGCGACTACCAGGTGACCTACGATCCGCGGAAAGAAGTGCTCGTCACCGTCGGCGTGAGCGAAGCCTTCGATTTAGCGATGCGGGCTGTCCTCAGCCCCGGCGACGAAGTGCTTGTCCCCGAGCCCTGCTATGTTTCGTATAAGGCCTGCGTCACCCTTGCCGGCGGCAAACCCATCCCGGTGCCTACCACCATCGAAAACGAGTTCCGCCTGACGCCAGCTGAGCTTGAAGCCTACATCACCCCGCGCACCAAAGTGTTGGTCATCGGCTACCCCAACAATCCCACGGGCGCGGTTATGACCCGGGAGGAACTGGCGCAGATTGCCGCCTTTGTCAAAAAACACGACCTCATCGTCATTTCCGACGAGATTTACGGCCGATTGACTTACGAAGGCACGCACACTTGTTTCGCCAGCCTGCCGGATATGCGGGACCGAACCATTTTGCTCAACGGTTTTTCCAAAGCCTATGCCATGACCGGCTGGCGGCTGGGCTACGCTTGTTCCAACCCTGACTTCATTGCCGCCATGACAAAAATCCACCAGTACACCATGCTGTGCGCGCCCATCACCGCCCAGGTGGCCGCCATCGAGGCGCTGAAAAACGGCGAGGCAAGCGTAGACAAGATGGTGACCGAATACAACCGGCGCCGCCGCCTAATGCTTAACGGTTTCCGGGAGATGGGCCTGACCTGCTTTGAACCAAAAGGCGCCTTCTATATTTTCCCATCCATCAAAGAAACCGGTATGGACTCCCTCTCCTTCGCCGAAACGCTTTTAAAGGAAGAGAAAGTTGCGCTGGTACCCGGCAACGCCTTCGGCGACAGCGGCGAAGGCTATGTACGCTGCTCATACGCCACCTCGGCCGCCAATCTTGCCGAAGCCCTCGAACGCATCGGCCGCTTTGTCAGAAAACGCCTTAGCTAA